From a single Candidatus Methylacidiphilales bacterium genomic region:
- a CDS encoding tetratricopeptide repeat protein has protein sequence MNYDLPTVRRILDRIRRDPLSTESWHNLLIQCFDQKDSDSFEGYQLISDCLDNLVRSEKLSNLGRGEDGVILLTPEQIDVLVRLSRSPRDTLALPAFGKMLYQDFAKRDEAHRIFSYASKIDPVNAELHRWVERSGEGGGSSATALEIAAVPPPPDPVQPQRRRADIRRMMRVTSKVAADLVSHHPVQEMPSPGQLPTPVAAPLVAAPAAPEDEEMQGHLDRMLTKAMLGQWDRLQEDAEIFEQPGLAHWMRAPVFFLMARMLQAAQRPEAALDWCQKALAAAPTMASLSFYQATLYHELGRAQDARLVYEGLVGRHPDHVQSWANLGVLHYELEQFAAAESSLRRALELQPDSAKLWNNLVSVLVERGDSAAALEAVDRLAALDPDNAEVILKRGIVYLQVGDIAAADAAFRNLLAQDPESVPGLCYLAVVLARQGNPEDALSLCWRVSRNIEFRPMVAFAWYETGLGLESAGEMARALECHRSAVEADPSHGRAWTRCGWIQRQQGNLEEAEIALAQAVRAEAGDARAWSELALVRYSVGRYAEAAEAFMRASDLSPEIPDWPYNAGVAWEKMQMPEQAAGAYERAIKIQTDHASARINLGLLYVQQGQSERAASCFQGLVLVRPDYARGWFGLGLVYEGVQKWDEAIRSLEKAVAIDPELLEAHAHLAYVYRKAGQVEKAKAAEERSHPRDKSEMPSDAPA, from the coding sequence ATGAACTACGACCTGCCCACGGTCCGCAGAATTCTTGACAGGATCCGGCGCGATCCGCTCAGCACCGAATCCTGGCACAACCTCCTCATCCAGTGTTTCGACCAGAAGGACTCCGATTCCTTCGAGGGTTACCAACTCATCTCCGACTGTCTGGACAACCTGGTCCGCTCGGAGAAGTTGAGCAACCTTGGGCGGGGCGAGGACGGGGTGATCCTGTTGACACCCGAACAGATCGACGTCCTGGTCCGCCTGAGTCGCTCGCCCAGGGACACTTTGGCCTTGCCGGCATTCGGGAAGATGCTCTACCAGGATTTTGCCAAGCGGGATGAGGCCCACCGGATCTTTTCCTATGCCTCCAAGATCGATCCTGTGAACGCCGAACTTCACCGTTGGGTGGAGCGATCCGGTGAGGGGGGAGGATCGTCGGCCACCGCTTTGGAGATTGCCGCCGTGCCACCACCGCCCGACCCGGTGCAGCCGCAGCGCCGTCGCGCGGACATCCGCCGGATGATGCGGGTGACTTCGAAAGTCGCGGCAGATCTGGTTTCCCATCATCCGGTTCAGGAAATGCCTTCGCCCGGGCAACTACCGACGCCGGTGGCGGCACCTCTGGTGGCCGCGCCCGCGGCGCCCGAAGATGAAGAGATGCAGGGACATCTCGACCGGATGCTGACCAAGGCGATGTTGGGGCAGTGGGACCGCCTTCAGGAGGATGCGGAGATCTTTGAACAGCCCGGGCTGGCCCACTGGATGCGGGCCCCGGTTTTTTTCCTCATGGCGCGGATGCTTCAAGCGGCCCAGCGACCGGAAGCGGCCTTGGATTGGTGCCAGAAAGCCCTGGCGGCCGCTCCGACGATGGCCTCGCTGTCGTTTTATCAGGCGACGCTTTACCACGAGCTGGGACGGGCGCAGGACGCCCGCCTGGTCTACGAGGGTTTGGTGGGGCGGCATCCGGACCATGTCCAGTCCTGGGCGAACCTGGGGGTTCTGCATTATGAGCTGGAGCAGTTTGCCGCGGCCGAAAGCTCGCTCAGACGGGCGCTGGAATTGCAGCCGGATTCGGCCAAGTTGTGGAACAATCTGGTCTCCGTTCTGGTAGAGCGCGGTGACAGTGCTGCGGCCTTGGAGGCGGTGGACCGGCTGGCCGCCCTCGATCCCGACAATGCCGAGGTCATCCTCAAGCGGGGCATTGTCTATCTCCAGGTGGGGGACATCGCGGCGGCAGATGCGGCTTTCCGCAACCTTCTGGCCCAAGATCCGGAATCGGTTCCCGGTTTGTGCTACCTGGCCGTGGTCCTGGCCCGCCAGGGGAATCCCGAGGATGCCCTATCTCTCTGTTGGCGAGTATCTCGCAATATCGAGTTCCGTCCAATGGTGGCCTTTGCCTGGTATGAAACCGGCCTGGGTCTGGAAAGCGCAGGCGAGATGGCCCGGGCACTGGAATGCCACCGTTCAGCGGTCGAGGCCGACCCCTCCCATGGCCGGGCCTGGACCCGCTGCGGTTGGATCCAGCGCCAGCAGGGGAATTTGGAAGAGGCGGAAATCGCCCTGGCCCAGGCGGTTCGGGCCGAGGCCGGGGATGCCCGTGCCTGGTCGGAACTGGCGTTGGTGCGTTACAGCGTGGGGCGGTATGCCGAGGCGGCGGAGGCGTTCATGCGCGCTTCCGATCTGTCACCGGAAATTCCCGATTGGCCCTACAACGCCGGGGTGGCGTGGGAGAAGATGCAGATGCCCGAACAGGCAGCGGGGGCCTATGAACGGGCAATCAAGATCCAGACCGATCATGCTTCCGCCCGGATCAATCTCGGTTTGCTCTACGTGCAGCAGGGCCAATCCGAACGCGCCGCCTCCTGCTTCCAAGGCCTGGTGTTGGTCCGGCCTGATTACGCCCGCGGTTGGTTCGGGTTGGGTTTGGTGTATGAAGGCGTGCAGAAGTGGGACGAGGCCATCCGCTCATTGGAAAAAGCGGTCGCCATCGATCCGGAGCTTCTGGAAGCCCATGCCCACCTGGCCTATGTCTACCGCAAGGCCGGACAAGTGGAAAAAGCCAAGGCGGCCGAAGAACGCTCCCACCCCCGGGATAAATCTGAAATGCCTTCAGACGCTCCGGCCTGA